The genomic segment TAGATGCTTATATTCCCGAAGACTATATACCTGATTCAAAACAGAAGATAGAAATCTATAAAAAAATTTCTGGAATTATGAATTTAACTGAAGTAGAAGAAGTTAAAGCTGAATTAAGGGATAGATTTGGAGCCATTCCTCAGTCGGTATTGAATTTGGTTATGATTTCTAAAATTAAAGTTTTAGCTTTAAATCTGGATGTTAAAAGCATTGAAAGTAAAGATGGGTTAATAATGGTTAATTTCAATACAGCAGATTATCTATCCGGACCACAGATACTAAAATTGAGTGACCAATACTCTCAACAGATTGGTTTTAAATCAGCTAAGGAACCTGTATTGAAGCTTGAAACAGAAGAAAGTGATGTCAAAATTTTAGAAATTTTGGCTGAAGTTCTGGACTACTTAATTGCTAGTCAAGATTTGAAATAATTTTTCTTTCACCTCCTGGGGTATATGTTAAATTTTACATCAATAATTAGTACTATTTAGTGGAGTTAAAGAATAAAAATATAAGATTAGCTATATACTATGTACAAATGGAAGACATTCACATGAATTATAAATTCAAGGAGGTGAAAGCTGGTTGGACAGTTATATGACAGAAGAGGCTGTTTAACCAGAAGTTATGAAAGCAACAGGAATAGTCAGGCGGATTGATGATTTAGGACGTGTAGTTATTCCTAAAGAGATTCGTAGAACTATGCGGATTCGAGAAGGCGAACCGCTAGAGATATTTGTTGATAGAGATGGAGAGGTTATTTTAAAGAAATACTCTCCTTTAGGTCAGTTGAATGAATTCGCTGAAGAATATGTTGATTCTTTACATGAAGTTACCGGGTATATAGCCTGTGTTTTAGACCGGGATGTAGTAGTTGCAGTTGCTGGTGCTCCTGATAAGAAGTTTCTGGATAAACCGGTTAGTCAGGCTGCAGAAGAGGTTATGGATAAACAGGAAACAGTAATTATTGAAGATCCTGGAGCCCATTCTTTTTGTGAAGGCTGCCTTGAAGATGATGAGGATTGTAAATTCAGTGTACAGGTTTTAGCTCCAGTTATCTCTTTAGAAGGCAAATCAATTGGTGCTGTTGTTTTAAGTTCTCAAGAACTTGATGATACAATGGGAGATTTAGAAGTTAAACTGGCAAATACTGCGGCTGGTTTTTTGGCCAGACAGATGGAGGATTAATTATTACTTAAGGTGAGTCAGTTTGTGGCTCACCTTTTTTCTTGATTTTAAAAGGGATTTAGAATGTTTTCTTGAATATAGAATGGAGAAAGTATAGAATGTTAGAGTAAGATAAGAAAGGGAGTCAATTGATGGCTGAAAATAGAAAACAAGGCTTTTTACAGGGGGCTTTGATTTTAACCATAGCAGCCTTTATTAGTAAAGCAATGGGGCTGGTTTATCGTATTTTATTAACTCGTTTAATTGGTAAAGAGGGAATCGGCCTCTATCAGATGGCTTATCCTATTTATACAATTATTTTAGTGATTTCCAGGTCGGGAATTCCAGTAGCGATTTCTAAATTGGTAGCTGAAAAGGTAGCAGAAGATAATCGAAAGAGTGCATACAGAATATTCCGAGTGGCTTTAAGTATCAGTTTTATTTTGGGTTTGGTATTTTCAGCAGGCTTAATTATTGCTGCTAAACCTTTAGCCCAGAATGTATTACGGGATGCGAGGGCTTTTTATTCTGTCTTAGCTATTGCTCCAGCTGTATTTTTTGTTTCAATAATGGCTTCTTACCGCGGCTTCTTTCAAGGCTTGCAGACTATGACACCGACGGCTATTTCACAGGTAGTAGAACAGCTAGTGAGAATGAGCACTATGCTGCTTTTAGCTTACTTATTATTATCCAAAGGAGTCGAGTTTGCTGCTGGTGGTGCAGCTTTTGGAGCAGTGACAGGTGCAGTTGCAGGCCTGACAGTACTGCTTTATATCTATTATAAGAATAAACAGGAAGTAGATGAATTTGCTGTAAGTGGTCCTGGAGATAATCTACCAGTACATAGAATATTACAGCGGCTTGCTTCTCTGGCTATTCCGGTTACCTTAGGTGCTTTAGTACTGCCGTTAATGCAGTTTATCGATGCTACACTTATTCCCTGGCGGCTTCAGGTGGCAGGTTTTAGTATTTCAGAAGCAACAGGATTATACGGCAATTTTGCTGGAATGGCTATGGTGCTAGTTAATTTTCCAACTATTATTACTGTTTCCCTAGCAGCCAGTTTGGTGCCGACAATTTCAGAGGCTTTTTCTTTAGGAGAGGATAGATTGATTAAGATTCGAACCCAGTCTGCATTAAGACTAACAGTCTTTATTTGTCTACCAGCAGCAGCAGGTCTTTTTTTACTGGCTACGCCTCTCAGCCAGATGTTATTTGCTCAGCCGGAAGCAGGGATTCCGCTGCGTTATGTATCTTGGGGAGTTATATTTGTCTGTCTCCAGCAGACTAGCTCCAGCATCTTACAGGGGATCGGTAAAACGGTTATTCCCGCCCGAAATCTATTTTTAGGAGGAGCTTTAAATGCTGTATTGAATTATTTTTTAACGGCTATACCCAGCATTGGTATCAGAGGTGCAGCTGTAGCTACTGCGTCTGGTTTCTGTTTAGCTGCTCTTTTAAATTTATTATCAATTGCCCTCTTGATTGGTTATGACTATAATTATCGTGATATGTTATTAAAGCCTATTTTAGCTGTAGTAGTTATGAGTCTGTTAGTAAAGCTCTCTTATAGTCAAGGAATAACTCTGTTACAGAATAATACCCTTTCTACTTTAGGGGCAGTCGTAGTAGGAGCAGTAGTTTATAGCTTAATTCTATTAATAACAGGAGCAGTAAAGGAGAAGGATCTTAAATTAATTCCTAAGATAGGAGATAGATTAGCAGATATTTTACTTAAACTTGGATTAGTGAGGGGATAGTATGCCAGAACCAGAATTAAAAGGATTAAAGATAATAGGCTTAGGTTATAAAGGAGTAGATGATTTAACGTTAAAGGCTTATAAGGAACTTAAGAAGGTAGACAAGCTGTTAGTGAGAACAGATAAGCATCCTGTTATTCCGCATTTTAAAGAAGAAGGAATAGATGTTATATCCTTTGATAATCTATTAGAGAAAGACCTGGATTCTGATCAGATAGTCAATAGTATCGCTGAGCAGATTAGGGGTTATTTAGATAAAAATATAGAAGTAGACTATGCTGTTCCCGGCAGCCCTTTAGTAGGTGATGAGTCAGTTAATCGACTGGTGGCTAAGCTACCTGATGATAGAATAGAGGTCCTACCAGGACTAGACTCTTTTGGCTTGTTGAAAAGAAAGTTTAATTTTGATTCTAATGGCCTACAGATTATGGACAGTTTAGCATTTAGAGTTGAAGATATAGATACTGACCAGAGTCTAGTTTTAACTAATATCAGTAATCAGAAAGCAGCTTCTAGATTACAAGAAGGCTTATTAGAGGTTTATCCGGCTGATTATTCTATTCAGATAATTGAAGTAGGTAAAGATTATCTAACAGAAAGCCGTAAACTTCTACTTCGTAATTTGGATAAGTTAAAAGAAGTTGACCAGTTAATTAATCTTTATATTCCAGCTTTATCAGAGAAAACAGAGGTAGATTTAGATAGGCTAGGAAGTCTGGATACATTAGTTAAAGTGGTAGCTAAATTGAGAAGTCCTGAGGGATGCCCCTGGGATTTAGAGCAGACACATTATTCTTTGCGGCCGCATTTAATTGAAGAGACCTATGAAGTTTTAGAAAGTATAGAACTTAATGATTCTGCTGGATTATGTGAGGAATTAGGTGATCTGTTATTACATGTTGTTTTTCATGCTCAACTGGCAGAAGAGACAGGAGATTTTACTATAGAGGATGTAATCAGCAGTATTTCAGAAAAAATGATCAGGCGCCATCCTCATGTTTTTGGAACGAAGGAACTATCGACTTCCGATGAAGTAATAAAGAAGTGGGAAGAGATAAAGGCAACAGAAAAGAATCATAAAGAGAATGAATCCCTTCTGGATATTACCAGAGGCCTTCCGGCATTGATGGGGGCCCAGGAGATTCAATCTAAAGCTGCAGAGATTGGATTTGATTGGACAGATATAGATGGTGCAGTCGATAAGTTAAAAGAAGAGTTAGAAGAATTCCAAGAAGCTTTAATGTTTGAGCAGAAGGACTTAGTCAAAGAAGAGTTAGGGGATTTACTGTTTGCTGTAGTTAATGTTAGTAGATTTCTGGATTTAGATTCAGAGCTGACTTTACATGATGCTTGTTGTAAATTTAAAGCTAGATTTCAATATATGGAGAAGCTGGCAGATGATAAGTTAAGTGGAATGTCCTTAACTGAATTAGAAGAATTGTGGCAGAAAGCTAAAGTTAAATTAGAGGAGGAAAAAATTAATGAAAGATTTGAATAAAAAATTAACAATAGTAATTATTTTGGTATTAAGCAGTCTTTTAGTTGTTGCTAGTCCTGTTTTAGCTGCTTTTGATATAGAAGCTGAATCAGCCATCTTGATGGAAGCTGAAACAGGGCAGGTTTTGTTTACTAAGAATGTTACCGAGGAACTGCCTCCAGCTAGTATAACTAAGATCATGACTTTGCTTTTGGCTATGGAGGCTATAGATTCTGGACAGATGAATTTAGATGATACAGTAATAGCCAGTGAATTTGCTTCTTCTATGGGCGGTTCTCAGATATATCTAGCTCCTAAAGAAAAGATGAAAGTAGAGACGCTTTTAGAATCAATAGCTATTGCTTCGGCTAATGATGCCTGTGTGGCTCTTGGTGAGCATATAGCTGGAAGTTATCAAAACTTTATTAAAATGATGAATGAGAGGGCTTCTGAATTAGGCTTGAAAGATACAAACTTTATTAACAGTACAGGGCTGCCTACAGATGATGGGGCTCATTACAGCAGTGCCCGGGATATAGCCATTATGTCCAGAGAATTAATTAATAAACATCCTAAAGTATTGGACTGGACAAGTATCTGGATAGATAAGATTCGAAATGGAGAATTTACTCTTTATAATACTAATGATTTAATCAATTATTATCCAGGAGCTGATGGATTAAAGACTGGCTGGACAGATAAAGCCGGTTATTGTCTAGCAGCTACGGCTAAACGGGATGGAATGCGGTTGATTTCAGTTGTAATGAAGACAGATAGTGAAGAAGCTAGAATGGAGGAATCGGCTAAGTTACTGAACTATGGTTTCAGTCGGTTTGATTTAAAGAAGGTAGTCAAACAGGGAGAAGATGTTGGTAAGATAGAAGTAAAAGAGGGGGAAGAGTTAGAAGTTAAAGTGGAAACAGCTGAAGATTTAAAACTTGTATTGAAGTCTAACGCTGAAGATTTAGAACGGGAAATTGAATTAGAAAAAGAAGTAACAGCTCCAATTGAGAAGGGAGAAATAGTAGGTAAATTAATTATTAAGCAGGCTGATAAAGAGTTAGGAAGTGTAGATTTAGCTGCAGCTGAGAATGTTAAGCGGGCAGATCTTTTAACTAGGCTATGGAGAATGATAAGAGACTTTATATTAGGTTTTTTTAAATAATTCAATGTATATTCCCTCCTGATTAGAGATAGATTAAGCATAAAGAAGGAGGTTTTAAATTGGATTTTTTGCGCCAATTAAAATTTAACCGACTGCTAATTGTGAGTTTGATTATAGCAGCAATGGTAGTAGGTAGCAGCTGTACTCAACAACAGCAGCAGGAAGTAGAAAAGATTGATGAACCTACTATTGAGGTAGTTACAGAGAATGGAGAGACTAAAAGTTTAAATATGGAAGAGTATGTAGCCGGGGTAGTAGCTGGAGAAATGAAGCCTAATTGGTCGCAGAATGCCTATGGAGCCCAGGCAATAATTGCCCGCACTTTCGCTTTGAAACTGCTTAAGGATGAAGGGACTAATCAAATCAGCGGTGAGCATGAGAAAGCACAGGCCTATCGGCCGCAAAATATTACTGATGAAATCAGACAGGCAGTAGAGAAAACAAGAGGAGAGGTAGTTACTCATAAGGGAGAATACATTAAAGGCTGGTTTCATTCCAGTGCTGCCGGTCAGACAACTACTGCTAAAGTAGGTTTAGCCTATGATAAACCAGAACCGGAATACATTACCAGTGTAGAGTCGCCAGACCAGCATGCTCCTGAGGATGTAAAGTCTTGGATAGTAACTCTCCCTCAAAGTGCTATTTTAAATGTATTAAAAGAAATTAAAGGTGTCCAAGCAAGCAAAGTAGAGAATATAACAATAGATGATAAAGATGAGACTGGACGTGCTATTGGTCTAACAATAAATTATGGAAATGGTAGTGAAACGATCAAAGCTGCTAAGTTCAGAACTTCTATTGGTCCTGATGAGTTGAAGTCTACTTTGATAGAAAGTATAGAAGAAACAGATAATGGATTTATCTTTAAAGGAAGCGGCTATGGTCACGGTGTTGGCATGAGCCAGTGGGGGGCATATGCTTTAGCTAAAGAGGGACAGAGTCCCGAAGATATTATTAAACATTACTTTACAAATATTGAGATTATCAAGAAGTGGAATTAATTCCACTTCTTTTTTTTTTGGAGGTAGAAGCCTTAAGTCATAGACTTTCACTTAATAACATAGATATAGAGTAAGGAGTTATCTAGAAGGAGGATAGATATGAGTAAACATCAGGTAAGAATGGATAATAGAGAGTTATTGGAGATTGAAGGGGTAATAGAAGTTATTAATTTCAGTGATGAACAGATATCTTTGGCTACAGAGTTAGGCCCCTTACTAATTTTAGGAGAAGATTTAAATATACAGCAGTTGAATTTGGATAATGGAGAATTAATAGTAGATGGTTATATTAATGGCTTGGACTATTCTCAAGATGATAATGGTGATGGCATTCTCAGTAATCTATTTAAGTAATAGTAGCTATTCTTAGTAGAGGTGAATTTCTGTGGTTTCACTGGAGATGCAGATTAAGACTTTCATATACATGGTACTTCTAGGCCATCTGTTAGCCTTGCTATTTGATTTTTATCGTGTGCTAAGAAGCTTTGGTTATATAAATGATATGGCTACTGCAGCAATTGATTTTATTTTTGCTTTTTTAGGTGCTGGAGTAACCTTTTTTATTCTTCTTAACAGTAATTTTGGCCAGATAAGATTTTATATTTTTGTTGGATTAGTTCTGGGGATTATAGTCTATCATCAGTTATTTAGCTGTTTGATAATAAGAGTGATGAGAGTAACTTTAGAGGCTATTATCAAATTAATAACAAAGATAATAAACTTAAGCACTAAGTTATTTAGGCCGGTCAAAGATTTATTAATTAAATTAAAGAATTTAATTGATGGATTTAAATTTTATAGTTAAATAAAATATAATAGACAGGAGATTGGAATTATACCTAGAAACTCATAAACATCAAAGTTAATTAAGCAAACAGGAGGCAGAAATCATGCCGAATAGAAAGATAATTAATTTTATCAAGCAATTAATTACTTCCAAAAAAATTATGGTGGTTATATTAATTATATTAATTACAGCTGTGTATAGTTTTTTTCGCGTTAGTACTAGAGTGAAAAATATGAAACAAAGATTGAATAGCTTAAAGGCAGAAGCTGAAAATTTAGATAAAGAAGTTAAGGTTTTAGATAAGAGGCTACAGCATGTTAATTCGAAAGAATTTATAGAAGAAGTAGCTAGAAAAGAATTAGGGCTAGTAAAACCGGGAGAAGCTCTGTATATAGTAGTTGAAGAAGAAACTGGAGGTCAGGAGAATGAATCAAGCAAGAATCAATGAAAAATTAGCAGCTGAATTGAATTTAGCAGTTAAGCAGGTAAGGAATACAGTTGAGCTATTGGATGAAGGAAATACAATTCCCTTTATTGCTAGATATCGAAAGGAAGCAACTGGCAGTTTAGATGAAACAGAGCTTAGAGAACTAGATGAAAAGCTGGAATATCTACGTAATTTAGCTGAACGAAAAGAGAAGGTTATTGAATTAATAGATGATCAGGATAAATTAACAGCTGAGTTAGAAGAAAAGATTAGTCAGGCTTCTAAACTGCAGACAGTAGAAGATCTCTATCGGCCTTACCGCCAAAAACGAAAGACAAGAGCAGCAAAGGCAAAGGATAAAGGACTAGAGCCTTTAGCTGAATTATTCTTAGCCCAAAAGCTCGAGAGCGGTTCAATCAAAGAGTTAGCCGAAGATTATCTGAATCCTGAAGAAGAATTAACAGAGATAGAAGATGTTCTGCAGGGAACAAGGGATATCATTGCAGAATATGTGGCTGATAAGCCGGAGGTGCGGCAGGTAGCAAGAAGAATGACCTTTGATAAAGGGAGTATTACTTCAGAGGTCAAAGAGGATGAAGATGATAATTATCGGGATTACCATGAGTATCAGGAGGAGGTAGAAGAGGTAGATCCCTATCAAACATTGGCTCTGAATCGCGGAGAAGATGAAGAGGCTCTACAGGTTAAGGTTGAGGCTCCGGATGAAGATATTATTAGAAAGATTAAAGAGATGATAATTGAAAATCAGGCTACTATCTTTTTAGAAGAGATTGAAGAGGCAATTGAAGATGGTTATCAACGTCTGGTTGCTCCTGCCATTGGCCGTGAAGTGAGAAATAAATTAACTGATGAGGCTGAAGAACATGCTATTAATATATTTGCTGATAATTTGAAAACACTTCTGCTTCAGCCGCCAGTGAGGGATAAAAGAGTCTTAGGTATTGATCCTGGTTTCAGAACCGGATCCAAAGTAGCAGTGGTTGATGAAATCGGAAACTTATTGGCGACAGCAGCTATCTACCCTCATCCGCCGCAGAAGAAGGTGAGCGAGGCCAAAGAGCAGCTTGAAGAATTAATAACCGAGTATAATGTTGATTTAATTGCTATTGGAAATGGGACAGCCTGTCGGGAGACCGAAGAGTTAGCGGCTGAGATTATTAAAGAGTCTGAATTGGACTTGCATTATGTAATTGTTAATGAAGCCGGGGCTTCGGTTTATTCAGCATCTGAGGTAGCCCAGGATGAGTTTCCCAAGTTAGATGTTTCGCTGCGGGGCACAGTTTCCATAGCCAGAAGGCTGCAGGACCCGCTGGCTGAATTGGTCAAGATTGATTCTAAGCATTTAGGAGTAGGGATGTATCAACATGATCTTAATCAGGGTGAATTGGATGAAGCCTTAGAAACAGTAGTTGAGTCTGTAGTAAATTATGTTGGAGTTGATTTGAATACAGCTTCTACTTCTCTGTTAGGGTATGTAGCAGGAGTTAATAAAACAGTAGCCAATAATATCGTTCAGTGGAGGGAAGAGAATGGTAAGTTTAGCAGTCGAGATCAACTGAAGGATGTTTATGGGATTGGGCCTAAAACCTTTACCCAGGCAGCAGGATTCTTAAGAATTTTTGATGGAGAGGATAAGTTAGCAGCGACAGCAATCCATCCCGAATCCTATTCTGCTGCTAGAAAATTATTAAAGGAAACTGGATTTAAACTTAAAGATTTAGACTTTAAAGAGAATCAAGACTTGAAAGAAAGATTAAATAACCTAAATCTTAAAGAATTAACAGATAAGATAGGAGTAGGTTTTCCTACTTTATTGGATATTAAAAAGAATTTGGTCAAGCCTGGTAGAGATCCAAGAGAAGAAATGTCTAAACCTGTATTTAAACAGGAAGTAATGAGCTGGGATGATCTAAAGTCCGGTATGATTCTGCAGGGCGAGATAAGGAATGTAGTTGATTTTGGAGCCTTTGTGGATATTGGTGTCAAAGAGGATGGTTTGGTACATATCTCTGAAATGAGTTCAGAGTATGTTGAAGATCCTTTTGAGGTAGTAAAGGTAGGTGATGTAGTTAAAATCAAGATTTTAGAGATTGATTCAGCCAGAAAGCGAATAGCATTGACAATGAATTTTTAACTTAACTGCATTTGACAATAAGTTTAATATGAGGTATAATATCATTAATTAGTGTTAGTCTATCTACACTTAGAAAATCTTTAAGAGGAGGAATTTGTAAGGTATGTCAGTTGAAGTTGGCAGCGTTGTAGAAGGAAAAGTGAGCGGGATTACAAATTTCGGAGCTTTTGTTGAGCTGTCTGGAGGTGAAACCGGACTTATTCATATTTCAGAAATAGCCGATACCTATGTTAAGGATGTTAATGATTATTTAGAGATGAATGAAGAGATTGAGGTAAAGGTTATTTCAATAGATGATGACGGTAAAATCGGTTTATCCCTTAAACAGTTAGAGGGAGAAGATAGAAAACCAAAGATGTCTTTTGAAAAGCAGATGAAGAAGTTTATAGAAGAAAGCGACGAAAAGCAGAAGCAGTTGAAGAAGAGTATTGAATCTAAACGTGGCGGTGGTTCGCGTTACTAATATATGAGTTCATAGAATTTAGCTGTTGAAAATTTTAATCACATGTATATAATATTAATTGTTAAACGAGCTATTTAAAAGATAGCATACGAGGTAACTCGTAGCCCTATTGTTTTTACAATAGGGATGGGCGTAACTTTGTCAGACGAACCTGTTACTTTCTTAATCGTGAATTACCAATTTGTGCGATTAAGAAGGTGCAAAACTTGCTAATACTTTTAGGATATGCTGAGCATATCTGAACTTAGCAAGTTCGGTACTTTAGTGCCGAGAAGCTGACACTGTAATTTTATATCTGTTAATTAGCACCCTCTATTTTTAGGGGGTGTTTTTTATATTTTAATATCATTTTTTCTATTAATTAAAATTTTGTTAACTTAAAGATTACCTAGATTTAATGCCTATTTAATCTAAATTTAACATTGATATGTTATCGTATAGATGTAGCAAATAAAACTAAACTTATTAAGGGGGAAAATTAATGTTTAATTCACGTAACTTAGTAATTCTATCGGTATTATTAATGGTATGTATGATGTCAGTTGGTGTAGCTTCTGCAAGTGATACGCTAAGTGTTCAGGGGTCTTCTACTGTATTACCTATTGCTCAGAGAGCAGCAGAGGTTTATATGGATCAGAATCCAGGAGTTAATATTACAGTTAGAGGTGGCGGTTCTGGTAATGGTATTGCAGCTTTAGTTGATGGAGCTGTTGATGTTGCAGATGCTTCTCGATTCATCAAGCCAGGCGAGCTTAAACAGGCAGAGGATAATGGAATCTATCCTGTACCACATAGAGTAGCAATGGACGGAATTGCTGCTGTTGTTCATCCAAGTAATTCTGTTGATGAATTAACACTAGATGAGATTAAAGCTATCTATACTGGTGAAATTACTAATTGGAAAGAACTAGGCGGAAATGATGAGAGAATCGTTGTTGTATCTCGTGACTCTAGCTCTGGAACATTTGAAGTATTTGGAGAGATTGCTCTTGAAGGTGAAAGAGTAACTCCTAGTGCATTGATGCAGGCTTCTAATGGAGCTGTAGCAAGTGTAGTTGCTGATAATGAAAATGCAATCGGTTATGTAGGTTTAGGATACTTATCTGATAATCTTAAAGCTGTTAAGGTTAATGGTGTCAAGCCGACTAATGCTACTGTAGCTAGCGGTAAGTTTCCAATTGCTCGTCCGCTATTCATGTTTACTGACGGCTGGCCAGAAGGCTTAACTGCTAAGTTCATTAACTTTGTTTTAAGTTCAAAAGGACAAGAAATTGCTGAAAATCAAGGTTATGTTCCGCTTCACTAAGAGAAAACTTCTAATTTGATAAATATTTGGTTCTGATATAGAAGGGAGAGGATCCTCCCTTCTATATCTATTAATTAATCAGCAAGCTGGAGGTGGAAGTTAGTGCACTGGAAGACTAAAGAAAAGATAATTAAAGTAGTTCTCTTTATATTTGCTCTATCATCAATATTATTCTTAACAGGAATAGTAATTACATTATTTAATGAAGGTCTTCCTATCTTTGAGAAGGTAGGAATTTTGGAATTTGTGTTTGGTAAAGAATGGTATCCAACCTATGATCCACCTGGTTTTGGGATTTTTCCTCTGCTTAGTGCTTCTTTAGTGGTTACTTTTGGGGCTATGATAGTTTCTGTGCCGATAGGAATTGCATCTGCTGTTGTTATTTCTTATATTTTACCGCCTAAAGTAAAGAATATAGTTAAGCCATTACTTGAGTTATTGGCTGGAATACCATCAGTGATTTATGGATTATTTGGAATGAAGATGTTAGGTCCATTCTTAAAAAATGTTTTTGATCTGCCCACGGGATTAAATGGATTTACTGCTTCGATCATGTTGGGTATTATGGCGCTGCCGATTATAGTTAGCTTAGCTGAAGATGCTATTTGTTCAGTTCCTAAAAGTTTTAGAAATGCTTCTTTAGCTTTAGGTGCTACTAAATGGGAAACAATTAGTCGAGTTATCTTACCTACAGCTTCATCAGGAATAGTGACAGCAGTTATTTTAGGAATGGGTAGAGCTATAGGCGAGACTATGACTGTTTTGATGGTAGCCGGTGGTTCGGCAGTTATTCCTAAAGATATATTAATGCCTGTGCGACCAATGACTGCTAGTATAGCTGCTGAGATGGGAGAAGCCCCAGTAGGTAGTGATCATTATCATGCATTGTTTGGAATCGGTATTGTACTTTTCTTCATCACACTTTTGTTTAATATTATAGCGGATATTGCTTCACAGCAGTTTAAGGAGAAGGTGAGTGGATAATGGAGAGTGATAAATCTATCAAGAATGACGGCGTATTAAATCAAAATAAACTGAAGATTAGTGATAAGAGTATTGATTTTCGCCATTTGAAACAGAAATTAGTTTTTGGATTATTAGGTTCAACTTTAGTCTTATCTTTGGGAATATTAGTCTTAATTATCTACTTTGTATTTAGTAAAGGTCTCAGTGTTATAAGCTGGACGTTTATTTCTGAGATGCCTAAAAATGGTATGACTGAAGGAGGTATTTTCCCAGCATTATTAGGGTCTTTTTACTTAATTGTTGGGTCTATAAGCTTTGCTACTCCACTAGGAGTCTTATCTGCTATATATATGACTGAATATGCTGAGGAAGGAAAGATAATCCGGATTATTAGGATTGGAGTTAATAATTTAGCCGGAGTACCATCAGTAGTCTTTGGACTGTTTGGTTTAGCTGTCTTTGTTAAATTCTTCAACTTTGGTGTCTCTGTTTTATCGGGGGCTTTGACATTAGGAATTGTTATCTTACCGACAATTATTAGAGCTTCGGAGGAGTCATTAATGGCAGTTCCTGATGAATATAGAGAAGCTTCA from the Acetohalobium arabaticum DSM 5501 genome contains:
- a CDS encoding PstS family phosphate ABC transporter substrate-binding protein → MFNSRNLVILSVLLMVCMMSVGVASASDTLSVQGSSTVLPIAQRAAEVYMDQNPGVNITVRGGGSGNGIAALVDGAVDVADASRFIKPGELKQAEDNGIYPVPHRVAMDGIAAVVHPSNSVDELTLDEIKAIYTGEITNWKELGGNDERIVVVSRDSSSGTFEVFGEIALEGERVTPSALMQASNGAVASVVADNENAIGYVGLGYLSDNLKAVKVNGVKPTNATVASGKFPIARPLFMFTDGWPEGLTAKFINFVLSSKGQEIAENQGYVPLH
- a CDS encoding S1 RNA-binding domain-containing protein, whose translation is MSVEVGSVVEGKVSGITNFGAFVELSGGETGLIHISEIADTYVKDVNDYLEMNEEIEVKVISIDDDGKIGLSLKQLEGEDRKPKMSFEKQMKKFIEESDEKQKQLKKSIESKRGGGSRY
- a CDS encoding Tex family protein — its product is MNQARINEKLAAELNLAVKQVRNTVELLDEGNTIPFIARYRKEATGSLDETELRELDEKLEYLRNLAERKEKVIELIDDQDKLTAELEEKISQASKLQTVEDLYRPYRQKRKTRAAKAKDKGLEPLAELFLAQKLESGSIKELAEDYLNPEEELTEIEDVLQGTRDIIAEYVADKPEVRQVARRMTFDKGSITSEVKEDEDDNYRDYHEYQEEVEEVDPYQTLALNRGEDEEALQVKVEAPDEDIIRKIKEMIIENQATIFLEEIEEAIEDGYQRLVAPAIGREVRNKLTDEAEEHAINIFADNLKTLLLQPPVRDKRVLGIDPGFRTGSKVAVVDEIGNLLATAAIYPHPPQKKVSEAKEQLEELITEYNVDLIAIGNGTACRETEELAAEIIKESELDLHYVIVNEAGASVYSASEVAQDEFPKLDVSLRGTVSIARRLQDPLAELVKIDSKHLGVGMYQHDLNQGELDEALETVVESVVNYVGVDLNTASTSLLGYVAGVNKTVANNIVQWREENGKFSSRDQLKDVYGIGPKTFTQAAGFLRIFDGEDKLAATAIHPESYSAARKLLKETGFKLKDLDFKENQDLKERLNNLNLKELTDKIGVGFPTLLDIKKNLVKPGRDPREEMSKPVFKQEVMSWDDLKSGMILQGEIRNVVDFGAFVDIGVKEDGLVHISEMSSEYVEDPFEVVKVGDVVKIKILEIDSARKRIALTMNF
- the pstC gene encoding phosphate ABC transporter permease subunit PstC — translated: MHWKTKEKIIKVVLFIFALSSILFLTGIVITLFNEGLPIFEKVGILEFVFGKEWYPTYDPPGFGIFPLLSASLVVTFGAMIVSVPIGIASAVVISYILPPKVKNIVKPLLELLAGIPSVIYGLFGMKMLGPFLKNVFDLPTGLNGFTASIMLGIMALPIIVSLAEDAICSVPKSFRNASLALGATKWETISRVILPTASSGIVTAVILGMGRAIGETMTVLMVAGGSAVIPKDILMPVRPMTASIAAEMGEAPVGSDHYHALFGIGIVLFFITLLFNIIADIASQQFKEKVSG
- the pstA gene encoding phosphate ABC transporter permease PstA is translated as MESDKSIKNDGVLNQNKLKISDKSIDFRHLKQKLVFGLLGSTLVLSLGILVLIIYFVFSKGLSVISWTFISEMPKNGMTEGGIFPALLGSFYLIVGSISFATPLGVLSAIYMTEYAEEGKIIRIIRIGVNNLAGVPSVVFGLFGLAVFVKFFNFGVSVLSGALTLGIVILPTIIRASEESLMAVPDEYREASLALGATRWDTVKNVVLPAAAPGILTGCILGVGRVAGETAPILFTAATYYTGQLPTSVFDEIMALPYQIYALVTAGTSPAQQTPLAYGTAVVLLFLVITINLVAIGLRFYYGNMIKD